The Polycladomyces zharkentensis genome contains a region encoding:
- a CDS encoding TROVE domain-containing protein, with amino-acid sequence MYKFFTDSLKSTPQTKPIPGKRMVQGRSGGYAFEAGTWAMVRRCLITGTASGAYYADHHELTEDFVNTLKLAIEEDPRRVAEEIVYASDGRSVNNSAPLLALVLLSMGSKPEAKQAFLDIFPEVVRTASHFYEWLAYSKALRGFGKIVRKAGNAWLSRNDVKGLAYQLLKYRQRHGFSNRDVLRLFHVHPPTADHQRLFEWIVKGWDTLPEQPPSEALSQIWWYEWLKRNPDQTHKAIREGRLTHEMAAPVGIMDKKAWQLLFEGMPITALLRNLGSLTEIGVLRADETANLDRVEAVLNNKEYLRKGRIHPIDVLRALKTYQSGGQIGRSQKTWEPVPRIVEILDRAVELSFEVQEPTGKVFMHAVDVSGSMSYYQVASVGLSCSEIATAMALVTAKAEKNYMIRGFSDEFRDLDITAKDSFASALQKTTNQTFGATDASVAYDWMIQNRFHADVICFWTDSESWAGDRHPSQALAEYRRRVNPDIKAIYVTLTPYQITLVDPDDPNSWDLGGFDPSHPRLIQMIANGEI; translated from the coding sequence ATGTACAAATTTTTCACTGATTCGCTGAAGTCCACTCCGCAAACGAAACCCATCCCGGGAAAACGGATGGTTCAGGGGCGTTCCGGAGGTTATGCATTTGAAGCGGGCACCTGGGCGATGGTACGTCGCTGCCTGATCACGGGAACGGCGAGCGGGGCCTATTATGCCGATCACCACGAATTGACCGAAGACTTTGTGAACACATTGAAGCTGGCCATCGAGGAAGACCCGCGAAGAGTGGCGGAAGAGATCGTCTATGCATCCGACGGCCGGTCCGTCAACAACAGTGCGCCTCTGCTCGCACTCGTCCTGCTCTCGATGGGAAGCAAACCGGAAGCCAAACAGGCGTTTCTGGACATTTTCCCTGAAGTGGTCCGAACAGCCAGCCATTTTTATGAATGGCTCGCCTACTCCAAAGCACTGCGCGGATTCGGGAAGATCGTTCGCAAAGCGGGAAACGCGTGGTTGTCCCGAAACGACGTAAAAGGTCTCGCCTACCAACTGCTCAAATACCGGCAGCGGCACGGTTTCTCCAATCGGGATGTATTGCGACTGTTCCATGTCCATCCGCCGACAGCCGATCATCAGCGCCTGTTTGAGTGGATCGTAAAGGGATGGGACACACTGCCCGAGCAACCGCCATCCGAAGCACTCTCGCAAATCTGGTGGTATGAATGGTTGAAGCGGAATCCCGACCAAACCCACAAAGCCATCCGCGAAGGCAGGCTGACCCATGAAATGGCAGCCCCGGTCGGTATCATGGATAAAAAAGCGTGGCAACTGCTGTTTGAAGGCATGCCGATCACCGCGTTGCTTCGCAATCTCGGCTCCTTGACCGAAATCGGCGTCCTTCGTGCAGATGAAACGGCCAACCTGGACAGGGTGGAAGCCGTCCTCAACAACAAAGAATATTTGCGGAAAGGGCGCATCCACCCGATTGACGTGCTGAGGGCGCTCAAAACCTATCAATCAGGAGGGCAGATCGGCCGGAGCCAAAAAACATGGGAACCGGTACCGAGAATCGTGGAGATTCTGGACCGGGCGGTGGAGCTGTCTTTTGAAGTGCAGGAGCCGACCGGAAAGGTATTCATGCATGCGGTGGATGTTTCCGGCTCGATGAGTTACTATCAAGTTGCTTCCGTCGGACTATCCTGCAGTGAAATCGCAACGGCGATGGCACTGGTCACTGCCAAAGCGGAGAAAAACTACATGATACGCGGGTTTTCCGACGAGTTCCGTGACTTGGACATCACCGCCAAGGACAGTTTCGCTTCCGCTCTCCAAAAGACAACCAACCAAACCTTCGGTGCCACGGATGCTTCCGTCGCATACGATTGGATGATCCAAAACCGGTTCCACGCCGACGTGATCTGTTTCTGGACCGACAGCGAATCCTGGGCCGGCGACCGTCATCCCAGCCAGGCTCTGGCGGAGTATCGGCGCAGGGTAAATCCGGACATCAAGGCGATTTATGTGACGCTGACACCCTATCAAATCACGCTGGTCGACCCGGATGATCCGAACTCCTGGGATCTCGGCGGTTTTGACCCAAGCCATCCGCGATTGATTCAGATGATCGCAAACGGGGAGATCTAA
- a CDS encoding HlyD family secretion protein — MKKMIAIMIVFSVVVLGGGAAALYYMNEVQNYVLVDDAKVQGNLTMIHAPVAGKITEWKVKEGQYVNKGDVVARIQASPAQPGEAPKTVDVTAPQAGTVIQSKSETGDLVSPGTPLAMTTDLNHLYVVAEVDETKIQDVQQGNAVKISIDAFPDQKFTGKVEQIGLGTESTFSMMPNINAGSNYTEVVQRIPVKISLDGYAGARLVPGLNADVKIEK; from the coding sequence ATGAAAAAGATGATCGCCATTATGATTGTGTTTTCCGTCGTTGTTCTCGGCGGGGGCGCCGCTGCGTTGTACTACATGAATGAAGTGCAAAATTACGTCCTGGTGGATGACGCCAAAGTGCAAGGGAACCTGACGATGATTCACGCACCTGTTGCCGGCAAGATCACGGAGTGGAAAGTGAAAGAGGGTCAATATGTGAACAAGGGGGATGTGGTGGCCCGGATTCAGGCATCGCCGGCACAACCGGGCGAAGCGCCGAAAACCGTGGATGTCACTGCACCCCAGGCCGGAACCGTGATCCAATCCAAATCCGAGACGGGTGATTTGGTGTCACCGGGCACGCCGCTTGCGATGACCACGGATCTGAATCATCTGTACGTGGTCGCTGAGGTGGATGAGACCAAAATTCAGGATGTCCAACAGGGAAATGCGGTGAAAATCTCGATCGATGCCTTCCCGGATCAAAAGTTTACAGGCAAGGTGGAACAGATCGGACTGGGAACCGAGTCCACTTTCTCGATGATGCCCAACATCAACGCCGGGAGCAATTATACGGAAGTGGTGCAACGCATCCCGGTCAAAATCTCGTTGGATGGATACGCTGGTGCCCGATTGGTCCCGGGGCTGAACGCGGACGTCAAAATTGAGAAATGA
- a CDS encoding tetratricopeptide repeat protein, whose product MMDMKRQGETIRGCYEVIHAFPFVEGVLYYVSAPASPGRSTRFVHGLNARLLPPLAKVERLLDRDDTVFFPVQEVFIEDGVLYQVYRRVEGDLLAHRLAQGRMPFADAADLLKKLLMQMRRMAESGQMAVIHPLNIIITPQREPRLLYGGPADLLPRFGGWTEREAMRDWACLSFHVLTGRPYTEGEPVNGWTQSTPGIPGVWVDLVTRALSADPSARPNLMEAWDALSRQDEEFVAGSQAPQPTTVTNSPDPHSSETAGATGRWSTPAQTPLSTEPSSSFREEAAVGSDTEPPRMPLWKRGPFRMALMSAAALIVVTVLGYTAFALFGSSSDSPDDQALAKALGREIDPDPKQATLYYHQSTAAYDRKQYDQAIGLAKQAIAAAPDVKEYYLHLANLYGVVEDYTSGKRLLSLAAARFRDATVYDAWAVHAYRAGDLPQAKSAIDQAVKMNTANDRFLYHQGRIYGAMGDYAKAVTQLQYAIYQNKDVSLYHHDRAVFLGKMGQIDPAIEEVRDAIRLNKRNERYRITLGTLYLQKRERVARDQTMAAEEKQKEMKELAKKAAEQFDRAQELKKRFAQAYYYESIAQYYAGNFKRALKSAESAIRIDPRQAWYHYQKGVVLMAMNQPVDAIKWLQKAAKIDPTNKLVKRAMEKAQKMPQSKPASKPAGGKKSS is encoded by the coding sequence ATGATGGATATGAAACGGCAAGGGGAAACCATTCGCGGTTGTTATGAAGTGATCCATGCGTTTCCTTTTGTGGAGGGTGTCTTGTATTACGTATCAGCACCTGCGTCACCGGGGCGATCCACACGGTTTGTTCATGGGTTGAATGCCCGTTTGCTTCCGCCGCTTGCCAAGGTGGAGCGTCTGTTGGACCGGGATGATACCGTCTTTTTCCCGGTACAGGAAGTGTTCATCGAAGACGGGGTATTGTATCAAGTATATCGGCGGGTGGAAGGAGATCTGCTCGCCCATCGGTTGGCGCAAGGACGCATGCCGTTTGCAGATGCCGCCGATTTGCTGAAAAAACTGCTGATGCAGATGCGTCGGATGGCGGAATCGGGGCAAATGGCAGTGATTCATCCGCTGAACATCATCATCACGCCGCAAAGAGAACCGAGATTGTTATATGGCGGTCCGGCCGACCTCCTGCCAAGATTCGGCGGCTGGACGGAGCGTGAGGCGATGCGCGACTGGGCGTGTTTGTCGTTTCATGTGTTGACCGGACGGCCGTATACGGAGGGTGAACCGGTAAACGGTTGGACCCAATCGACACCCGGCATCCCGGGGGTGTGGGTGGATCTTGTAACGCGGGCGTTGTCCGCTGATCCGTCGGCTCGCCCCAACCTGATGGAAGCATGGGATGCCTTGTCCCGGCAGGATGAGGAGTTCGTCGCCGGATCTCAGGCGCCTCAGCCGACCACGGTGACAAACTCGCCTGATCCCCATTCATCGGAAACTGCTGGGGCAACCGGCCGTTGGTCGACACCGGCACAGACGCCTCTATCAACAGAGCCGTCCTCTTCTTTCCGGGAAGAGGCGGCAGTCGGCAGCGATACGGAACCACCGCGGATGCCATTGTGGAAGCGGGGACCGTTCCGTATGGCACTGATGTCGGCAGCCGCGCTGATCGTCGTGACGGTACTTGGCTACACTGCGTTTGCCCTTTTCGGTTCATCGTCGGACAGTCCCGACGATCAGGCATTGGCCAAGGCGTTGGGCAGGGAGATCGATCCCGATCCGAAGCAGGCGACGCTGTATTACCATCAATCTACGGCAGCGTATGACCGCAAGCAGTATGATCAAGCGATCGGGCTGGCCAAACAAGCCATTGCCGCGGCTCCCGATGTCAAGGAATATTACCTGCATCTGGCCAACCTGTACGGAGTTGTGGAAGATTATACCAGCGGGAAACGGCTTCTGTCCCTGGCCGCTGCGCGTTTCCGCGATGCGACCGTGTACGATGCTTGGGCCGTCCATGCTTATCGGGCGGGAGATTTGCCGCAGGCGAAAAGCGCAATCGATCAAGCGGTCAAAATGAATACCGCCAACGATCGCTTTTTGTACCATCAGGGGCGGATATACGGAGCGATGGGGGATTATGCCAAAGCAGTCACCCAGTTGCAATATGCCATTTACCAAAACAAGGACGTCAGTCTGTATCATCACGATCGTGCAGTGTTTCTCGGGAAAATGGGACAGATCGATCCGGCGATCGAGGAAGTGCGCGACGCGATCCGTCTGAACAAACGGAACGAGCGTTACCGGATCACATTGGGGACGTTGTATTTGCAAAAACGGGAGCGGGTCGCGCGGGATCAAACGATGGCGGCGGAGGAAAAACAAAAAGAAATGAAAGAACTGGCCAAAAAAGCGGCCGAGCAGTTCGACCGTGCCCAAGAGCTAAAAAAACGATTCGCCCAGGCTTACTACTATGAATCGATTGCCCAATATTATGCCGGCAATTTCAAACGCGCGCTCAAAAGCGCGGAATCGGCGATCCGTATTGATCCACGGCAGGCTTGGTACCACTATCAAAAAGGCGTCGTGCTCATGGCGATGAACCAACCGGTTGATGCAATCAAATGGCTTCAAAAGGCCGCCAAAATCGATCCCACCAACAAGTTGGTCAAGCGGGCGATGGAGAAAGCCCAAAAGATGCCGCAGTCCAAACCGGCATCAAAACCTGCGGGAGGGAAAAAATCGTCATGA
- a CDS encoding MarR family winged helix-turn-helix transcriptional regulator: MDSKERPCMERLSKMLLRMARSFDAALEDEITPQKFLLLNSLLRMKKCKVNDLAQEVNLSSGATTLALNRLEKEGLILRSRDEKDRRVVWVELTGEGRSLILRLVKKRHQVWEKMLSALTREEEREFFRLLEKMVNQL; encoded by the coding sequence ATGGATTCAAAAGAAAGACCGTGTATGGAGCGGTTGAGCAAAATGCTGCTGCGTATGGCCCGTTCCTTCGATGCCGCATTGGAGGATGAGATCACGCCGCAGAAATTTCTGCTGTTAAACAGTTTGTTGCGGATGAAGAAGTGCAAGGTGAATGATCTGGCCCAGGAAGTGAATCTCTCCTCGGGTGCGACCACCCTCGCGTTGAACCGTTTGGAGAAAGAGGGGCTCATCCTGCGTTCGCGGGATGAGAAAGATCGGCGAGTCGTGTGGGTGGAGTTGACCGGGGAGGGGCGATCGCTCATCCTGCGGTTGGTGAAGAAGCGGCACCAGGTATGGGAGAAGATGTTGAGCGCATTGACCCGGGAGGAAGAACGGGAGTTCTTCCGCCTCCTCGAAAAAATGGTCAACCAATTGTGA
- a CDS encoding ANTAR domain-containing response regulator yields the protein MNIWVLHEQPFTMSAGAYVDSLRRAGLSITAVDEKALETGVPDAVMLVYPSEGWKRRVTAVSEKCPWVLMLDRGGLPRADEWDEDRRPSAVIATTMDVRHAVWAIRQGVYQAKERAAWQKRIQQLERRLAQRAVIDRAKGKLMDERRWTEEQAYHYLRQTAMNERKTMQQVAHEVLSLKRQPVFAGSATRTIRAGSGKWKVT from the coding sequence TTGAATATCTGGGTGTTGCATGAGCAGCCGTTTACGATGTCGGCAGGTGCTTATGTGGACAGTCTGCGCCGGGCGGGGCTTTCCATCACCGCCGTGGATGAAAAGGCGTTGGAAACCGGTGTTCCCGATGCGGTCATGTTGGTTTATCCGTCGGAAGGATGGAAACGTCGGGTGACGGCGGTTTCGGAAAAATGCCCGTGGGTGTTGATGTTGGATCGAGGGGGACTGCCACGGGCGGATGAATGGGATGAAGACCGCCGTCCGTCCGCTGTGATCGCGACGACGATGGACGTTCGCCATGCTGTTTGGGCGATTCGGCAAGGCGTGTACCAAGCGAAGGAACGAGCCGCTTGGCAAAAGCGCATCCAACAGTTGGAACGCCGTCTGGCCCAACGGGCCGTGATTGATCGGGCCAAGGGGAAGCTGATGGACGAGCGGAGATGGACGGAGGAGCAAGCCTACCATTATTTGCGGCAGACGGCGATGAACGAGAGAAAGACCATGCAGCAAGTCGCCCATGAAGTGTTGTCGTTGAAGCGACAACCCGTTTTTGCCGGTTCCGCAACCCGTACCATACGAGCCGGTTCGGGCAAATGGAAAGTAACCTGA
- a CDS encoding DHA2 family efflux MFS transporter permease subunit, which yields MADHIPNPPTEHRENGGEENRLLVTAVLIIAVFMAVLDMSVVNVALPSMMAEFGVDTSDIQWVITAYTLVVGTLVPVTGFVSDRFGYKRVFLLALILFTVGSFLCGLAWSNPSMILFRIIQGLGGGALMPVSMAMIFRMFPPERRGTAMGFFGIAIMFAPAVGPTLSGYLTEYLNWRLIFYINVPIGIVDLFLAMLLMKELAHGARQKFDLWGFLTSTLGFSTLLYALGIVPDRGWTDPEVLGFLAVAIVSLVVFVLIEWNIDHPMLDLKLIRNGAFTVSLAIVSISSIVLFVPLFMIPLFLQNISGLSPVDTGLLLLPQALVTGLMMPIAGFLFDRIGARWLAVIGLCLTAYSLYLNHFLDVNTPHSTLVWWMVLRGIGVSLLMMPVTTAGMNAVPDEKVGQATAINNTFRQVSASFGIAWATLLLSHRQAYHAAVGAEQFSLFSPQANETLRQLQNMFVSMGQPLFQAKASAMGLLMGQIQARAMVQAMDDVFWVTMWITIAILALAFFLKKGGNGAKRRSMMG from the coding sequence ATGGCTGACCACATCCCGAACCCGCCGACAGAACATCGTGAAAACGGAGGTGAGGAAAACCGACTATTAGTAACAGCGGTGCTGATCATCGCCGTTTTCATGGCCGTATTGGACATGAGCGTCGTCAACGTGGCATTGCCCAGCATGATGGCGGAATTCGGCGTGGATACGTCGGACATTCAGTGGGTGATCACCGCATATACGCTGGTGGTGGGGACGCTCGTGCCCGTCACCGGATTTGTCAGCGATCGGTTCGGATACAAGCGCGTCTTTTTGCTTGCGCTGATCCTGTTTACCGTTGGGTCGTTTCTTTGCGGGTTGGCTTGGAGCAACCCGTCGATGATCCTGTTTCGCATCATTCAAGGGCTTGGCGGCGGAGCATTGATGCCGGTGTCGATGGCGATGATTTTCCGGATGTTCCCGCCGGAACGGCGCGGGACGGCGATGGGCTTTTTCGGAATCGCCATCATGTTCGCGCCCGCGGTGGGGCCGACACTGAGCGGATATTTGACGGAATACCTCAATTGGCGGCTGATCTTCTACATCAACGTACCGATCGGCATCGTCGACCTTTTTCTGGCGATGTTGCTGATGAAGGAGTTGGCTCACGGTGCCCGGCAAAAGTTCGACTTGTGGGGATTTCTCACCTCGACGCTGGGATTTTCCACTTTGCTGTACGCATTGGGAATTGTACCGGACAGAGGATGGACCGACCCGGAAGTGCTCGGATTTTTGGCGGTGGCCATCGTGTCGCTGGTTGTGTTCGTCCTGATTGAGTGGAACATCGATCATCCGATGCTGGATTTGAAATTGATCCGCAACGGTGCTTTTACGGTATCACTGGCGATTGTCAGCATCAGCAGTATCGTCCTGTTTGTGCCGTTGTTCATGATCCCCCTGTTTTTGCAGAATATCTCGGGATTATCCCCGGTCGACACCGGGTTGCTGCTGTTGCCCCAAGCGTTGGTGACGGGGCTGATGATGCCGATCGCCGGCTTTCTTTTCGATCGGATCGGGGCGCGCTGGCTGGCAGTGATCGGTTTGTGTCTGACGGCGTATTCGCTCTATCTGAACCATTTTCTTGATGTGAACACGCCCCATTCGACACTTGTCTGGTGGATGGTGCTTCGGGGCATCGGCGTCTCCCTGTTGATGATGCCCGTGACCACGGCCGGGATGAACGCGGTGCCCGACGAAAAAGTGGGGCAGGCCACAGCCATCAACAATACGTTCCGCCAGGTCAGTGCTTCGTTCGGGATCGCGTGGGCAACGCTGCTGTTGTCACATCGCCAGGCGTATCATGCGGCGGTGGGAGCTGAACAGTTTTCGCTGTTTTCGCCGCAAGCGAATGAGACGTTGCGGCAACTCCAAAATATGTTTGTCTCGATGGGCCAGCCGCTGTTCCAGGCCAAGGCATCTGCCATGGGTCTGTTGATGGGGCAGATTCAGGCCCGCGCCATGGTACAGGCGATGGATGACGTGTTTTGGGTGACCATGTGGATTACCATCGCCATTCTCGCATTGGCCTTTTTCCTGAAAAAAGGAGGAAACGGAGCCAAGCGGCGGTCGATGATGGGATGA
- a CDS encoding vWA domain-containing protein, which yields MRLGKWLSWIVVLALAGGCSLPLWADKPAPKQAQTPKPKAQPMMDLSVKPSELLKRGDARAMALVGPGKYGDDRYDRAKVEKELDKIPANATPEEIYDKLIVLLANDYRPYVKKYDHFKAYIETKTTPMPKEAKLAALPEGKRMNVVILLDDSGSMAGKVPGGVKLDLAKKAVKEFAAKFPEGANVSLRVYGHKGTNQPKDKALSCQSSEVLYSSGRYDEKRMQQALNGLKPGGWTPLAKAIQDAQRDFASRGGEGATNIVYVVSDGVETCGGDPVAAARSLHASNIQAVVNIIGFDVDDAGQRALKAVSDAGGGTFATVDNQTELEEAFDAEYNRLYDEWSRWGNENYDKVGKEGSRKYDELSKISNEFYNLKDQEINRLWDAKNYLDGKRGFIPDVGDMILHRDVMLGEYILETSSQLQDRVLKHQNELQDAILEKQNKEQDKVLQKQLR from the coding sequence GTGCGGTTGGGAAAATGGTTGTCCTGGATCGTGGTGCTGGCATTGGCCGGCGGATGTTCGCTTCCGCTGTGGGCGGACAAACCGGCGCCGAAACAGGCACAAACGCCGAAGCCGAAAGCGCAGCCGATGATGGATCTGTCGGTGAAGCCGTCCGAGTTGTTGAAAAGAGGGGATGCCCGCGCCATGGCGCTGGTGGGTCCGGGGAAATACGGTGACGACCGTTATGACCGGGCCAAGGTGGAAAAAGAGCTGGACAAAATCCCTGCCAACGCGACACCGGAGGAGATCTATGACAAACTCATCGTCCTCCTGGCCAATGATTACCGTCCTTATGTGAAAAAATACGATCATTTCAAAGCTTACATCGAGACGAAAACGACGCCCATGCCCAAAGAGGCGAAACTGGCGGCCCTGCCTGAGGGAAAACGGATGAATGTGGTCATCCTTTTGGACGACAGCGGAAGCATGGCGGGGAAGGTGCCGGGCGGCGTCAAATTGGATTTGGCCAAAAAGGCAGTAAAGGAGTTTGCCGCCAAATTCCCGGAAGGGGCAAACGTCTCGCTTCGCGTCTACGGACACAAAGGAACCAACCAGCCCAAGGACAAGGCACTTTCCTGCCAAAGCAGCGAGGTGCTCTATTCCTCCGGCCGGTATGATGAGAAGCGTATGCAGCAGGCACTGAACGGGCTGAAACCGGGCGGTTGGACTCCGCTCGCCAAAGCGATACAGGATGCCCAGCGGGATTTTGCGAGCCGCGGCGGTGAAGGGGCGACCAACATCGTCTACGTGGTGAGCGACGGCGTGGAAACCTGCGGCGGTGATCCCGTGGCGGCGGCGCGGTCATTGCACGCATCCAACATCCAGGCCGTGGTCAACATCATCGGGTTTGATGTGGATGATGCGGGGCAACGCGCGTTGAAGGCGGTATCGGACGCGGGCGGCGGCACATTCGCCACGGTGGACAACCAAACGGAGTTGGAAGAGGCGTTTGACGCGGAGTATAACCGGCTGTACGACGAATGGAGCCGGTGGGGCAACGAAAACTACGACAAGGTGGGGAAGGAAGGGAGCCGGAAATATGACGAGTTGAGCAAGATTTCGAATGAATTTTATAACTTGAAGGATCAGGAGATCAATCGATTGTGGGACGCAAAAAATTATCTGGACGGCAAACGGGGGTTTATCCCGGATGTGGGGGATATGATCTTGCACCGTGATGTGATGTTGGGTGAATATATTTTGGAAACGAGCAGCCAATTGCAGGACCGGGTTCTGAAACATCAAAATGAATTGCAGGATGCCATTTTGGAGAAACAAAACAAAGAGCAGGACAAGGTATTGCAAAAACAGCTCCGGTGA
- a CDS encoding tetratricopeptide repeat protein, with protein sequence MNPDVMEQIRKCYKGDGGKEETEKVLERYLEVDPECIEAWMRLAITVFEPPIADYDKSIHCLKRAIRIGPGCLEALFILARIQDIIYREVDEDVFQELHSIQTNDPEEQSMLEYAKAWYYESKEMWHEYENALKRSIVVYPGHVLNHISLGLFYVNQGDREKGKSLLVKGVRNVKHVYQADDGFDEVGDYNEFINERIKGIHVTDVINELWKKTIRSLS encoded by the coding sequence GTGAATCCTGATGTGATGGAACAAATCAGGAAATGTTACAAGGGAGATGGCGGAAAAGAGGAGACAGAAAAGGTTTTGGAACGGTATCTTGAGGTTGATCCGGAATGCATCGAAGCATGGATGCGGTTGGCGATCACGGTTTTTGAACCCCCAATTGCCGATTATGATAAAAGCATCCATTGTTTAAAGAGGGCAATCCGGATCGGTCCGGGTTGTTTGGAGGCGTTATTCATATTGGCCCGCATCCAGGATATCATCTATCGGGAAGTAGACGAGGATGTGTTTCAAGAACTCCATTCTATCCAAACAAATGATCCAGAGGAACAATCGATGTTGGAATATGCCAAGGCTTGGTATTATGAGTCGAAGGAAATGTGGCACGAATACGAAAATGCATTGAAAAGATCGATTGTGGTCTATCCGGGACATGTATTGAATCATATATCCTTGGGCTTGTTCTATGTGAATCAAGGTGACCGGGAAAAGGGGAAATCCCTGTTGGTCAAGGGGGTCCGCAATGTAAAACATGTCTATCAAGCTGACGATGGGTTTGATGAGGTTGGTGATTACAACGAATTCATCAATGAACGGATCAAAGGAATCCATGTGACCGATGTGATCAATGAGTTATGGAAGAAGACCATCCGGTCACTGTCGTGA
- a CDS encoding cytochrome P450 family protein, giving the protein MSDHASLLTVDFFSPEFKSNAWKAYRELRERGAIHRIRMPWDEPAWLIVRYDEAQAALTEKRLLKNVERFQDKEILRRRPKEMEVFVHHMLTSDPPDHTRLRNLVQQAFTPRMIEQLRERIEEIAEDLLDKIAGAPGREADLIRDYAFPLPIIVISDMLGVPREDRDRFREWSNAVISTINRPERFEAIRSRMKDFQDYLGRLFEERRRNPREDLISGLLAAEEQGDRLSEKELYSMVFLLIIAGHETTVNLIGNGVLALLQHPEQMALLRREPQRITTAVEEILRYYSPVEMSTNRWVGEDFSFEGHPFRHGDLVLVAIGSANRDERRFSDPDVFDITRDPNPHIAFGKGIHYCLGAPLARLEGQIAISRLLDRLPDLRLDLDESSLPWREDFLMRGLLRLPVRF; this is encoded by the coding sequence ATGTCCGATCACGCAAGCTTGTTGACAGTGGATTTTTTTTCGCCCGAATTCAAGTCCAATGCCTGGAAGGCTTATCGGGAACTGCGAGAAAGGGGGGCGATTCACCGGATTCGGATGCCCTGGGACGAACCGGCCTGGCTCATCGTCCGCTATGATGAGGCCCAAGCGGCACTGACAGAGAAACGATTGCTCAAAAATGTGGAACGATTCCAGGATAAAGAAATATTACGCCGCCGTCCCAAAGAAATGGAAGTATTTGTACATCATATGCTCACATCCGACCCGCCGGATCATACACGGCTCCGCAATCTGGTGCAACAGGCTTTCACCCCCAGGATGATTGAACAGCTCAGGGAACGCATTGAAGAGATCGCAGAAGATCTGTTGGACAAGATTGCCGGTGCACCGGGCCGCGAGGCGGATTTGATCCGGGATTACGCATTTCCTCTGCCCATCATCGTCATCAGCGATATGCTGGGTGTTCCGCGGGAAGACCGCGATCGGTTTCGGGAGTGGTCCAATGCGGTGATTTCCACAATCAACCGCCCGGAGAGGTTCGAAGCGATCCGTTCCCGGATGAAGGACTTCCAAGACTATCTGGGAAGGCTTTTTGAAGAACGCCGACGCAATCCGCGGGAAGACCTGATCAGCGGCTTGTTGGCGGCGGAAGAGCAAGGGGATCGTCTCAGTGAGAAGGAACTTTACTCCATGGTGTTTTTGCTCATCATCGCGGGACATGAAACCACCGTCAACCTGATTGGAAACGGTGTTCTCGCCTTGTTGCAACATCCGGAACAGATGGCACTTTTACGAAGGGAACCACAACGGATCACGACTGCGGTGGAGGAAATCCTGCGTTACTACAGCCCTGTGGAGATGTCGACCAACCGGTGGGTCGGGGAGGATTTTTCCTTTGAAGGCCACCCGTTTCGCCACGGGGATCTGGTTTTGGTTGCCATCGGTTCCGCCAACCGGGATGAACGCCGTTTTTCCGATCCCGACGTCTTTGACATCACGCGCGATCCCAATCCCCATATCGCTTTCGGCAAGGGTATCCACTATTGTCTGGGGGCTCCCCTCGCCAGGTTGGAGGGGCAAATCGCCATTTCCCGCCTCCTCGACCGTTTGCCGGACCTGCGTCTTGATTTGGATGAGTCATCCCTTCCATGGCGTGAGGATTTCCTCATGAGAGGATTGCTGCGGTTGCCTGTCCGATTTTGA